Proteins encoded by one window of Passer domesticus isolate bPasDom1 chromosome 10, bPasDom1.hap1, whole genome shotgun sequence:
- the IFT70B gene encoding intraflagellar transport protein 70B, whose amino-acid sequence MEAAPVPEGQHTAVVYGLIGSGRFAEAVSLLNRGLQKSCRSRGCLSLLGYCHYQLQEFAAAAECYEQLVALHPQLLPYRLCHAQALYKAGLFAEALRVASPLLDVPAFHRRALRLQAAVHYAQGDLQAAQSLVEEELAAAADGGSGAAEDPSERADAEVNLGCLLYRQGRHEEASSKFASAMQVLGYCPELSYNMALCSYAAKQYHAALKYISDIIKRGIHQHPELNVGMTTEGIDVRSVGNTLLLHRTALVEAFNLKAAIEYQLRNVRAAQEALTDMPPRAEEELDPVTLHNQALMNMDNDPTDGFGKLQFLLLQNPCPPETFGNLLLLYCKHQYYDLAADVLAENAHLTYKLLTPYLYNFLDAIITCQTAPEEAFHKLDDSAGTMTEQLRKLTKQVQEARQNWDDEALKKTINEYDETLDKYIPILMAQAKIYWDMKNYTMVEKIFHKSVEFCKEHDVWKLNVAHVLFMQENKYKEAISFYEPIVKKHYDNILDVSAIVLANLCVSYILTSQNEDAEELMRKIEKAEEQMSYDYPDKNTYHLCIVNLVIGTLYCVKGNYDFGISRIIKSLEPYNKKLSTDTWYYAKRCFLSLLENMSKHMIMLRDSAIQECLQFLKQCEQYGRDIPAVIEQPLEESGMHSGKNTVTYEARLLRALMYKITGWAE is encoded by the coding sequence ATGGAGGCCGCGCCGGTGCCCGAGGGGCAGCACACGGCCGTGGTGTACGGGCTCATCGGCAGCGGGCGCTTCGCGGAGGCGGTGTCGCTGCTGAACCGCGGGCTGCAGAAGAGCTgccgctcccggggctgccTCTCGCTGCTGGGCTACTGCCACTACCAGCTGCAGGAGTTCGCGGCGGCGGCCGAGTGCTACGAGCAGCTGGTGGCGCTGCACCCGCAGCTGCTCCCGTACCGCCTGTGCCACGCGCAGGCCCTCTACAAGGCCGGGCTCTTCGCCGAGGCCCTGCGCGTCGCCAGCCCGCTGCTGGACGTCCCCGCCTTCCACCGCCGGGCCCTGCGCCTCCAGGCCGCTGTCCACTATGCCCAGGGCGACCTCCAGGcggcccagagcctggtggaGGAGGAGCTCGCCGCCGCTGCTGATGGCGGCTCCGGAGCGGCCGAGGACCCGTCGGAGCGGGCCGATGCCGAGGTCAACCTGGGCTGCCTGCTGTACCGGCAGGGCCGGCACGAAGAGGCCAGCAGCAAGTTTGCCAGCGCCATGCAAGTGCTGGGGTACTGCCCGGAGCTGTCCTACAACATGGCGCTGTGCTCCTACGCGGCCAAGCAGTACCACGCTGCCCTCAAGTACATATCCGACATCATCAAGCGCGGCATCCACCAGCACCCAGAGCTCAACGTGGGCATGACCACCGAGGGCATCGACGTCCGCAGCGTGGGCAACACGCTGCTCCTGCACCGCACGGCCCTGGTGGAGGCCTTCAACCTCAAGGCGGCCATCGAGTACCAGCTGCGCAACGTGCGAGCGGCGCAGGAAGCGCTCACGGATATGCCGCCGAGGGCCGAGGAGGAGCTGGATCCCGTCACGCTGCACAACCAAGCACTCATGAACATGGACAATGATCCCACGGATGGGTTTGGGAAGCTGCAGTTTCTTCTCCTGCAGAACCCCTGCCCGCCAGAAACTTTTGGTAACTTGCTACTTCTCTATTGCAAGCATCAATACTACGACTTGGCAGCTGATGTGCTGGCAGAGAATGCCCATCTGACCTACAAACTGCTCACACCTTATCTGTACAACTTCTTGGATGCCATTATTACTTGTCAAACTGCCCCTGAGGAGGCTTTCCACAAGCTAGATGATTCAGCAGGGACAATGACTGAGCAGCTGAGAAAACTCACAAAACAGGTACAGGAAGCTAGGCAAAATTGGGATGATGAAGCTCTAAAAAAGACAATTAATGAATATGATGAGACGCTGGATAAATACATACCTATCTTGATGGCCCAGGCAAAGATTTACTGGGACATGAAGAACTACACAATGGTAGAAAAGATCTTCCACAAATCAGTGGAGTTCTGCAAGGAACACGACGTGTGGAAGCTCAATGTGGCTCACGTGCTCTTCATGCAGGAGAACAAGTATAAAGAGGCCATTAGCTTCTATGAGCCAATAGTTAAAAAGCACTACGACAACATTCTCGATGTCAGTGCCATTGTGTTGGCAAACCTCTGCGTTTCCTACATCCTGACAAGCCAGAATGAGGATGCAGAGGAACTAATGAGGAAGATTGAGAAGGCGGAAGAGCAGATGTCTTACGATTACCCTGATAAAAACACCTACCATCTTTGCATTGTCAATCTAGTCATTGGTACCCTCTACTGTGTGAAGGGAAACTACGACTTCGGTATTTCAAGGATCATTAAAAGCCTGGAGCCGTATAACAAAAAGCTGAGCACGGACACGTGGTACTACGCTAAGCGGTGTTTCCTGTCCTTGCTGGAGAACATGTCCAAGCACATGATCATGCTGCGCGACAGCGCGATTCAGGAGTGCCTGCAGTTTCTGAAGCAATGTGAACAGTATGGAAGAGACATCCCAGCTGTCATTGAGCAGCCCCTGGAAGAGAGTGGGATGCACAGTGGGAAAAACACAGTCACCTATGAAGCCAGGCTTTTGAGGGCACTGATGTATAAAATCACTGGGTGGGCTGAGTAA